The genomic interval AAATAATGGATGAGTATTCGACATATGACCGGATGTGGGATGAAGTTTCGAGTACTCCCTGGATCAGGTGGTTCGATAACGGGTGGCATCAGGTATGGTATGATGACCATGTAAGTCTGGAAATGAAATATGATCTTGCAATTCAACAGAATCTGTTTGGAGTTGGAATCTGGGCACTCGGTTATGACGGGGATAGAGATGAACTATGGAATCTGATAGAAAAGAAGTTTGTAAACAATACGGCTGTTAACGCTGATGAAGAGCTCCCGGCGGAGTTCGTGCTAAGTCAGAATTATCCAAATCCGTTTAATCCCGAAACCAAAATTAACTTTCAACTTAGTTCACCGGGTAATGTAAGATTAACAATTACCGATCAGTTAGGAAGGGAAGTGATTCAGCTAATTAATGAATACAGATCTCCGGGCCGCTATACGTTAACATTCTCAGCGGAAAAACTAAACATGGCATCCGGAGTTTATTTTTATTCATTGTCGCTGGGTGGAACTTATTCGGTTAAAAAAATGGTTTATATGAAGTGAGTCTTATGAATCCTTTCAAAGAATTGTCTATCTAATTGATATCAAAAAAGGAGAAAAAAATGAAAAAAAACGTTGGCGGTGCTGATAAATGGTTAAGAATAATTGTCGGACTTGTAATTATTGCTCTCGGCCTGATATACAGTTCTTGGTGGGGTCTAATCGGCATTATTCCAGTATTAACAGGATTAACAGGATCTTGCCCGGCATATCTTCCGCTCGGGATCTCAACTTGTAAAACCGATTCAGAGAAGAAGTAAGAAACTGGTTTTTTATTCAAGTTTGTTTCAGGGACGGGCGGATTCTAGATTCACCGTCCCTTTCTTCTATTCTAAAAATCCCTCAAACCGAAGTAATTAACTTACCTGCATTATTCAAATTAAGATTTTTCAATACTTTGTCTTAATTGAACACTTTTTTATATTTAGAGCGGAACAATAGCAGAATACTATTTGTGAAAGAATTTGAGATAAAAATATCGAGCGATTATGATAAAGTATCCAAAGTCAACATTGATGTAA from Melioribacteraceae bacterium carries:
- a CDS encoding DUF2892 domain-containing protein gives rise to the protein MKKNVGGADKWLRIIVGLVIIALGLIYSSWWGLIGIIPVLTGLTGSCPAYLPLGISTCKTDSEKK